In Trifolium pratense cultivar HEN17-A07 linkage group LG7, ARS_RC_1.1, whole genome shotgun sequence, a genomic segment contains:
- the LOC123896272 gene encoding pentatricopeptide repeat-containing protein At4g16390, chloroplastic-like encodes MAQPYPLCSFNNSFINPKFPNFNYTSNKFKTFFSYQPHNSLHDENLNNPDAKISSLSKPKIWVNPKTLKSNRIWNKPQTAISSLESCDPNEQQVYEILSGLGGNVTQSDAEHILHNISNPETAILALKYFQQKIAPENHVILYNVVFKLFREVNDFERAEKLFDEMLQRGNKPNIVTFSNLIRCASVSSLLHKAVELFERMPSFGCEPDYNVSSSMIYVYARMSNVDMALKLYDNAKNQKWFIRPVALSALIKMYGILGNSDGCLSVYNDMKVLGVRPNVILYNALLFAMGKSKRANDAKGVYEEMRKNGFEPNWATYAALLEAYSKGRLSKEALSVYKEMKKKGMTINKFLYSMLLDMCADVGYIDEAVEMFDDMKRSGTCQPDNFIYSSLINMYACNGKVLEAESMLNEMTRCGLEPNIFVLTIFVHCYGKAKRTDDVVNIFNQIWDTGITPDDRLCDCLLYVMTEIPKEEFGKITNCIEKANPKLGYIVTYLTEEKEDDGYFMKETSELLSSADEHVKKTFCNSLIDICYNLGMEDRARDLLGLGLTLKIYSDIQSRSETQWCLNLKKLSVGAAMTALHVWIDDLSKAFKSGEELPKVLAICTVPWRRNDSDKDLATVFESYLKELDSPFHKSTNMTGWFFTTSQEAKSWLQSRGSTETVADLNSTVLDVPAEALPH; translated from the coding sequence ATGGCTCAACCTTACCCTCTCTGTTCTTTCAACAATTCTTTCATCAATCCCAAATTTCCCAACTTCAATTATACATCCAATAAATTCAAAACTTTCTTCTCTTACCAACCTCACAATTCTCTTCATGATGAAAATCTCAACAACCCAGATGCAAAAATCTCATCTTTATCCAAACCTAAAATCTGGGTCAATCCCAAAACCCTCAAATCCAACCGAATTTGGAATAAACCCCAAACAGCAATTTCATCTCTTGAATCATGTGATCCTAATGAGCAACAAGTATATGAAATCTTGAGTGGTTTAGGAGGCAATGTTACACAAAGTGATGCAGAACACATTCTCCACAACATATCCAACCCAGAAACTGCAATTCTTGCTCTTAAATACTTCCAGCAGAAGATTGCACCTGAAAATCATGTTATTCTCTACAATGTGGTGTTTAAGTTGTTTAGGGAAGTTAACGATTTTGAAAGAGCAGAGAAgctgtttgatgaaatgcttcAAAGAGGCAACAAGCCGAATATCGTTACGTTTTCAAATTTAATTAGATGTGCTTCTGTTAGTTCTTTGCTACATAAGGCTGTGGAGTTGTTTGAGAGGATGCCGTCTTTTGGGTGTGAACCTGATTATAATGTGTCCTCGTCAATGATTTATGTTTATGCTCGCATGAGTAATGTTGATATGGCGTTGAAATTATATGATAATGCGAAAAATCAGAAATGGTTTATTAGGCCAGTGGCACTTTCTGCTTTGATTAAGATGTATGGAATACTAGGAAATTCTGATGGATGTTTAAGTGTATATAATGATATGAAGGTTCTTGGTGTTAGGCCTAACGTGATATTGTATAATGCTCTGTTGTTTGCAATGGGGAAATCTAAAAGGGCAAATGATGCCAAGGGTGTGTATGAGGAGATGAGAAAAAATGGATTTGAACCGAATTGGGCAACCTATGCAGCTCTTTTGGAAGCATATTCCAAGGGGCGACTTAGTAAAGAAGCTTTGAGTGTGTATAAGGAAATGAAGAAAAAGGGAATGACTATCAATAAATTTCTATATAGCATGCTTCTTGACATGTGTGCTGATGTTGGCTATATAGATGAAGCTGTTGAGATGTTTGATGATATGAAGCGTTCCGGGACTTGCCAGCCTGACAATTTCATATACTCATCACTGATTAACATGTATGCATGCAATGGGAAGGTTTTGGAGGCGGAATCAATGTTGAATGAAATGACCAGATGTGGATTGGAGCCTAATATTTTTGTTCTCACAATTTTTGTTCACTGCTATGGAAAAGCCAAACGAACTGATGATGTTGTGAACATATTTAATCAAATTTGGGATACCGGCATCACTCCCGACGATCGACTGTGCGATTGTCTTTTGTATGTCATGACCGAAATACCAAAAGAAGAGTTTGGTAAGATAACAAATTGCATTGAGAAGGCTAACCCAAAGCTTGGTTATATTGTGACATATCTGACGGAGGAGAAGGAAGATGATGGATATTTTATGAAGGAAACATCAGAACTTTTAAGTTCAGCTGATGAACATGTAAAGAAGACCTTCTGCAATAGTCTAATTGATATATGTTACAACCTAGGCATGGAAGACAGAGCTCGTGACCTTCTTGGTTTGGGATTGACACTTAAGATATATAGCGATATACAATCGAGATCTGAAACTCAGTGGTGTCTGAACCTAAAAAAACTCTCAGTTGGAGCTGCTATGACTGCCTTACATGTTTGGATAGATGACTTGTCTAAGGCTTTTAAATCAGGTGAAGAGCTTCCAAAAGTACTTGCAATTTGTACTGTCCCTTGGAGACGCAACGATTCGGATAAAGACTTGGCTACTGTATTTGAATCATATCTAAAGGAACTTGATTCTCCTTTCCATAAGTCTACCAATATGACTGGCTGGTTTTTTACGACAAGCCAAGAAGCCAAATCATGGCTGCAGTCTAGAGGCTCAACCGAAACAGTTGCTGATTTGAACTCCACAGTTTTAGATGTTCCTGCTGAGGCTCTTCCCCACTGA
- the LOC123899183 gene encoding uncharacterized protein LOC123899183: MHLTYQFSTIFSSSYSFINPKLPNLNHKSHKFKTFFSYKSPNSLHHANLNDPDAKISSLSKTLKSKIEAENIFHNISDPETAILALKNLPDNIQPENRLFLYNTVFKLFGENKVFEKAEKLFDEMLQRGIKPNTLTFSNLIRSAALCSLPHKAVEFFEKMPSFGCEPDYNVISSMIYAYAYAGNVDMALKLYDSAKNEKLPIWTIAFSALIKMYRVLRNYDGCLSVYDDMKVLGIKPNEIVYNTLLAAMGKAKRARDAKGIYQDMRKDGFEPNWITYSALLEAYARGRYINDALIVYKEMKEKRMTLNQFLYSMLLDMCADVGYIDDAVEIFEEMKHSGTCQPDSFIYSSLINMYACNGNILQAEAMLNEMISCGVEPNIFVLTSFVHCYGKAKRTDDVVKIFNQFWDMGITPDDRLCGCLLYVMTQIPKEELGKITNCIEKANPKLGYIVTYLTEEKEDDRYFMKEVSELLSAADEYVKKSMCNSLIDICYNLGMEDRARDLLGLGLWLEIYNNIQSRSETQWCLNLKPFSVGAAITALHVWLDDLSKAFESGEELPQVLGICWRYNPSDKDLAIVFESYLKELNSPFYKDADRTGWFYTTSREAKSWLHSRGLNETVADLNPTVLDVPINLSSFHNPIPQPLVTLQHVQLEYPDAKSSPIENQVYEILKGFGDNITEHDAGFILNNMSNLDNAMLVFEYFVQKVQPVKQVILYNVMLKLFRESREFEKAEKLFYEMLQSKVKPDIITFSTMISCAGWCAKHHKAVEWFEMMPSFKCEPDDKLVSFMISSSASIGNVAMASRLYRCAIEKKWKIDKVAFSALIKMYGKSGDYARCLRVYSDMKVFGVKPNIATYNNLFLLMGTGKRAHKAKAIYEEMINNGISPNQSTYETVLQTYCRAMYKVDAMIVYKEMKENGMDIGRVLYNMLLHMCLDVGYADEAVEIFTDMMKSGTCRPDSVAYTSLIIMYSRTGKVSEAEAILNEMMNCGFEPNVLVLTSLADCYGKAKQTDDVVRIFGQLLDFGLRPDDRFIGCLVHVMLQIPKQEHGKIIGCIEKAKPKLGFVVRYLMEERDGDGIFLKDASELFHSIDDYALKKSLCNSLIALCVNLEVLDRARDLFNLGLTLEFYTNVQRKSPTTWSLRLKRLSIGTSLIALQVWIDDLSKALESGEELPPVLEISTGKNMSKLSVVESYLKEYNASFQAFQKNNNETGFFATNELAKSWLQSRVLDVPAIVIESRPNDPDLV, encoded by the coding sequence ATGCACTTGACCTATCAATTTTCCAccattttctcttcttcttatTCTTTCATCAATCCCAAACTTCCAAATTTGAATCATAAATCCCATAAATTCAAAACTTTCTTCTCTTACAAATCTCCCAATTCTCTTCATCATGCAAATCTCAACGACCCAGATGCAAAAATCTCATCTTTATCCAAAACCCTCAAATCCAAAATTGAGGCCGAGAATATTTTCCACAACATATCCGACCCAGAAACTGCAATTCTTGCTCTTAAAAACTTACCGGACAATATTCAACCGGAAAATCGTCTTTTTTTGTACAACACAGTGTTTAAGTTGTTTGGGGAAAACAAAGTTTTTGAAAAAGCAGAGAAgctgtttgatgaaatgcttcAAAGAGGTATCAAGCCGAATACACTtacattttcaaatttaattagAAGTGCTGCTCTTTGTTCTTTGCCACATAAGGCTGTGGAGTTTTTTGAAAAGATGCCGTCTTTTGGGTGTGAACCGGATTATAATGTGATCTCGTCCATGATTTATGCCTATGCTTATGCGGGTAATGTTGATATGGCTTTGAAATTATATGATAGTGCGAAAAATGAGAAATTGCCTATATGGACTATAGCATTTTCTGCTTTGATTAAGATGTATAGGGTATTACGAAACTATGATGGGTGTTTAAGTGTATATGATGATATGAAGGTTCTTGGTATTAAGCCTAACGAGATAGTGTACAATACTTTGTTGGCTGCAATGGGGAAAGCTAAGAGGGCAAGAGATGCCAAGGGTATATACCAGGATATGAGAAAAGATGGATTTGAACCGAATTGGATAACTTATTCAGCTCTTTTGGAAGCTTATGCCAGAGGGCGGTATATTAATGACGCTTTGATTGTGTATAAGGAAATGAAGGAAAAGAGAATGACTCTGAATCAATTTCTATATAGCATGCTGCTTGACATGTGTGCTGATGTTGGCTATATAGATGACGCTGTTGAAATATTTGAAGAAATGAAGCATTCCGGGACTTGCCAGCCTGACAGTTTCATATACTCATCCTTGATTAACATGTATGCGTGCAATGGAAACATTTTGCAGGCGGAAGCAATGTTGAACGAAATGATCAGCTGTGGAGTTGAGCCTAATATTTTTGTTCTCACAAGTTTTGTTCATTGCTATGGAAAAGCCAAACGAACTGATGATGTTGTGAAGATATTTAATCAATTCTGGGATATGGGCATCACTCCCGACGATCGATTGTGCGGTTGTCTATTGTATGTCATGACCCAAATACCAAAAGAAGAGCTTGGTAAGATAACAAATTGCATTGAGAAGGCTAACCCAAAGCTTGGTTATATTGTGACATATTTGACGGAAGAGAAGGAAGATGATAGATATTTTATGAAGGAAGTATCAGAACTTTTAAGTGCAGCTGATGAATATGTAAAGAAGTCCATGTGCAATAGTCTAATTGATATTTGTTATAACCTAGGCATGGAAGACAGAGCTCGCGACCTTCTCGGCTTGGGATTGTGGCTTGAGATATACAACAATATACAGTCGAGATCTGAAACTCAGTGGTGTTTGAACCTAAAACCATTCTCTGTTGGAGCTGCTATTACTGCCTTACATGTTTGGTTAGATGACTTGTCTAAGGCTTTCGAATCGGGTGAAGAGCTTCCACAAGTACTTGGAATTTGTTGGAGATACAATCCTTCAGATAAGGACTTGGCTATTGTATTTGAATCATATCTAAAGGAACTTAATTCTCCTTTCTATAAGGATGCTGATAGGACTGGCTGGTTTTATACTACAAGCAGAGAAGCCAAGTCATGGCTGCACTCTAGAGGTTTAAATGAAACAGTTGCTGATTTGAACCCCACGGTTTTAGATGTTCCCATTAATCTCTCTTCTTTTCATAACCCTATCCCTCAACCTCTTGTTACTCTGCAACATGTGCAACTGGAGTACCCGGATGCAAAGTCTTCGCCTATTGAGAATCAAGTTTATGAAATCCTGAAGGGTTTTGGAGACAATATAACGGAACATGATGCTGGGTTTATTCTTAATAATATGTCGAACCTTGATAATGCAATGCTTGTTTTTGAGTACTTTGTGCAGAAGGTTCAACCGGTTAAGCAGGTTATTCTTTACAATGTGATGTTGAAACTGTTCAGGGAAAGTAGGGAATTTGAAAAAGCAGAGAAATTGTTTTATGAAATGCTTCAATCAAAGGTCAAGCCTGATATCATTACGTTTTCAACGATGATTAGCTGTGCTGGATGGTGTGCTAAGCATCATAAGGCTGTGGAGTGGTTTGAGATGATGCCTTCATTTAAATGTGAACCTGATGATAAATTGGTGTCGTTTATGATTTCTTCTTCTGCAAGCATTGGTAATGTTGCCATGGCTTCAAGACTATATCGTTGTGCAATTGAGAAGAAATGGAAAATTGATAAGGTAGCGTTCTCGGCATTGATTAAGATGTATGGGAAGTCAGGAGATTATGCTAGATGCTTAAGAGTTTACAGTGATATGAAGGTTTTTGGTGTTAAGCCTAACATCGCAACATACAACAATCTGTTCCTTCTCATGGGAACAGGCAAGAGGGCACATAAAGCCAAGGCTATATATGAGGAGATGATAAACAATGGAATTTCACCGAATCAGTCAACCTATGAAACTGTCTTGCAAACCTATTGTAGAGCAATGTATAAAGTAGATGCCATGATTGTGTATAAGGAAATGAAAGAAAACGGAATGGATATCGGCAGAGTTCTATATAACATGCTTCTTCACATGTGTCTTGATGTTGGTTATGCAGATGAAGCTGTTGAAATATTTACGGATATGATGAAATCTGGAACTTGCCGTCCAGACAGTGTTGCATACACATCCTTGATTATCATGTACTCCCGCACTGGAAAAGTTTCTGAGGCAGAAGCCATTTTGAATGAAATGATGAACTGTGGATTTGAGCCTAATGTTTTAGTTCTGACATCTCTTGCTGATTGCTATGGAAAAGCAAAACAAACCGATGATGTTGTGAGGATATTTGGTCAACTTTTGGATTTTGGACTTAGACCTGATGATCGCTTTATAGGTTGTCTTGTGCATGTTATGTTACAAATACCGAAACAAGAACATGGTAAAATCATAGGTTGCATTGAGAAGGCCAAACCAAAGCTTGGTTTTGTGGTTAGATACTTGATGGAAGAGAGGGATGGTGATGGAATTTTTTTGAAGGATGCATCAGAACTTTTTCATTCAATTGATGACTATGCTTTAAAGAAGTCTTTGTGCAACAGTCTAATTGCTCTTTGTGTCAACTTGGAAGTTCTGGATAGAGCTCGCGACCTATTCAACCTGGGACTTACTCTTGAGTTTTATACCAATGTGCAGAGAAAATCTCCAACTACGTGGTCTTTGCGTTTAAAGCGTCTCTCAATTGGAACTAGTCTAATAGCATTACAAGTTTGGATAGATGACCTGTCTAAGGCTTTGGAATCAGGGGAGGAGCTTCCACCAGTACTTGAAATTTCTACCGGGAAAAACATGTCTAAACTTAGTGTAGTTGAATCATATCTGAAGGAATACAATGCTTCATTCCAAgcctttcaaaaaaataataatgagacTGGTTTTTTTGCAACTAATGAATTAGCCAAGTCATGGTTGCAGTCTAGAGTTTTAGATGTTCCAGCCATTGTTATAGAATCTCGACCCAATGATCCGGATCTTGTGTAG
- the LOC123896273 gene encoding F-box protein SKIP23-like translates to MVHIATGSEFVLIACVFKVAKPYTDVCVFNGRLIAVDSTGRTVAVGPDLGLDLVAEAVFGGDTKILVESDGELLLVDKYLKPCMNGTVSFEGQGVYEVRMIESAARLVVFRLDEKEKKWVELTNLGDRVLFLGEECAFSLSASDLGMENGNCVIFIDHVHHIYRSTELGISVFCLDKCQISPLSDFPCCSKLFWPPPQWVGLC, encoded by the coding sequence ATGGTCCATATTGCAACCGGCAGTGAATTTGTTCTGATAGCATGTGTTTTCAAAGTTGCCAAACCTTACACCGACGTATGTGTTTTCAATGGGCGGCTCATTGCAGTTGACAGTACTGGTCGGACTGTTGCAGTTGGACCGGATTTAGGTTTGGATTTAGTGGCGGAGGCTGTGTTTGGGGGAGATACAAAAATATTGGTAGAGAGTGATGGTGAGTTGTTGCTGGTTGATAAGTATTTGAAACCTTGTATGAATGGTACTGTGTCTTTTGAGGGTCAAGGAGTGTACGAGGTTAGAATGATAGAGAGTGCAGCAAGACTTGTTGTGTTTAGACTTGATGAGAAGGAGAAGAAGTGGGTTGAATTGACAAATTTGGGGGATAGGGTTTTGTTTTTGGGTGAAGAATGTGCTTTTTCACTTTCTGCTTCGGATTTGGGTATGGAAAATGGGAATTGTGTGATATTCATTGACCATGTTCATCACATTTATCGTTCAACTGAGCTTGGGATCAGTGTTTTTTGCTTGGATAAATGTCAGATTTCGCCTTTGTCTGATTTTCCTTGTTGTTCTAAGCTGTTTTGGCCGCCTCCTCAATGGGTCGGGTTGTGTTGA